Genomic DNA from Oryza sativa Japonica Group chromosome 5, ASM3414082v1:
ATCCAAACACAGGGATGATTTGATTGCCTAATTTTGAGGTCCACGAGATTAATATTGAACTACTTATcatgctttaaaaaaaatccagtcACACACTTTAATTCAGGATTAGTAGAGACACAAGAATTTACTGAAGTTCTCACAGAATTCAGTAGTAGTTGCTAACCTCGGCAAAACAACTTCGTTTCGATGAATCAGCTTGTCGATAAGGATCCGGAGACAGCCATCGTGTGGTTCTGGAAGGCGATCAACTCCAGGGACAAGGTGGATAGTGCCCTGAAGGACATGGCTGTGGTGATGAAGCAGCAGGATCGCGCCAAGGAGGCGATAGAAGCCATCAGATCATTCAGGCACCTCTGCTCAAGGCAGGCTCAGGAGTCCCTTGACAACCTTCTGATCGACCTCTACAAGGTGTGTTTCGTTCTAGTTCTACCTGCATATCTCACAAAATTACTAACAAAATGATTGCTGCGGTGTACTGACAATATGCGGGATTTCATTTTCAGAAATGTGGCAAAGTCGATGAACAGATCGATCTACTGAAACAGAAGCTGAAGATGATATACCTTGGAGAGGCCTTCAACGGGAAGGCGACCAAGACAGCACGTTCCCATGGGAAAAAGTTCCAGGTCTCTATCCAGCAGGAGACTTCTCGCATTCTGGTACAGATTACCGCTCCCCCTGTTACTCCTACTGATTGGTAATTTGGCATGTCAATGCTGCATTCAGTTACACTCGAAGTTACTGAAACCTTCTTGTGTGCATATTACAGGGCAATCTTGGCTGGGCTTACATGCAGCAGAGCAACTATTCAGCCGCTGAATTGGTGTATCGCAAGGCGCAAAGCATTGAGCCTGATGCCAATAGGGCATGCAACCTTGGGCTGTGCCTAATTAAGCAGAGCAGGCATGATGAAGCAAGACAAGTACTTCATGATGTTGTGCTACGCAGAATCTCCGGATCGGAAGATGACAAGGTGGTAGCCCGAGCTAAGCAGCTT
This window encodes:
- the LOC4339251 gene encoding protein SULFUR DEFICIENCY-INDUCED 2 gives rise to the protein MASSSKRRGGAGGGGAEKKDLFHVVHKVPAGDSPYVRAKHLQLVDKDPETAIVWFWKAINSRDKVDSALKDMAVVMKQQDRAKEAIEAIRSFRHLCSRQAQESLDNLLIDLYKKCGKVDEQIDLLKQKLKMIYLGEAFNGKATKTARSHGKKFQVSIQQETSRILGNLGWAYMQQSNYSAAELVYRKAQSIEPDANRACNLGLCLIKQSRHDEARQVLHDVVLRRISGSEDDKVVARAKQLLHELEPVTHVTSPNNAGLSVSEEIMERLDLVLNEWTPFRSRRLPVFEEIATLRDQIAC